From Nicotiana tabacum cultivar K326 chromosome 22, ASM71507v2, whole genome shotgun sequence, one genomic window encodes:
- the LOC107813235 gene encoding protein DOUBLE-STRAND BREAK FORMATION-like: MSIAVSQQISLFQSQIESRRFNEGTIRVLESFLASNDFKYLDGVVRALKQFVRNESLCIIQEIAGKSTEHKLLIVDFLVRVFALIGDTESCLALRYEALLMREQKATNDQRLLVSYSEWLTFAEHSLENGFCSIAKKACEKALLCFEMNIVVDPGKDDFVIEKIKKLRDVAVISASSRSVQAQAAEYFKKKTTLQTSQGSYISVEAKSSGSTLFRNGIKRRHRRQLDEHRHLEQNQEAS; the protein is encoded by the exons ATGTCAATTGCAGTCTCGCAGCAGATCTCTCTTTTCCAATCCCAAATCGAAAGCCGGAG attcaatgAAGGAACTATTCGAGTTCTCGAATCCTTTTTAGCTTCAAACGACTTCAAATACTTGGACGGAGTGGTGCGCGCTTTGAAACAGTTCGTGAGAAACGAATCTCTCTGCATTATTCAGGAAATCGCTGGAAAATCTACGGAGCATAAGCTTCTGATCGTCGATTTTCTAGTACGCGTTTTTGCTCTCATTGGAGATACTGAG AGTTGCTTGGCCTTGAGATATGAGGCATTGCTTATGAGAGAGCAAAAAGCCACCAATGATCAGAGACTTCTTGTTTCATATAGTGAGTGGCTCACTTTTGCTGAGCATTCACTGGAGAATGGATTTTGTTCCATCGCAAAGAAG GCATGTGAAAAGGCACTTTTATGCTTTGAGATGAACATCGTTGTTGACCCTGGAAAAGATGACTTTGTAATTGAAAAAATTAAGAAACTTAGAGATGTTGCTGTAATATCGGCTTCTTCAAGATCAG TTCAGGCGCAGGCAGCAGAGTACTTCAAGAAGAAAACAACTCTGCAGACCTCACAAGGATCCTACATTTCTGTGGAAGCCAAAAGCTCAGGAAGCACTCTATTTAGAAATGGAATCAAAAGACGACACAGGCGCCAATTGGATGAACATCGACATTTGGAACAGAACCAAGAAGCGTCTTGA
- the LOC107813236 gene encoding LOB domain-containing protein 12-like yields the protein MGSGSSPCASCKLLRRRCTKDCIFAPYFPPDDPHKFAIVHKVFGASNVSKMLQELPVQQRGDAVSSLVYEANARVRDPVYGCVGAISLLQNQVSQLQMQLAVAQAEILCIQMQQEPVPSLPTTCLMEPHVEKSSPFSTSNATNYNFNNNLQSYLSFTSSSTSHVMQDPVKRESLWT from the exons ATGGGATCAGGAAGTTCTCCTTGTGCTTCCTGCAAATTATTAAGGCGTCGCTGTACCAAGGACTGCATCTTTGCTCCTTACTTTCCTCCTGATGATCCCCACAAGTTTGCCATTGTTCACAAGGTGTTTGGTGCTAGTAATGTTAGCAAGATGTTGCAG GAACTTCCAGTACAACAGAGAGGAGATGCAGTAAGCAGTTTGGTATATGAAGCAAATGCAAGAGTGAGAGACCCAGTTTATGGATGTGTAGGTGCAATCTCCTTGTTACAGAATCAAGTATCTCAATTACAAATGCAGTTGGCTGTAGCTCAAGCAGAGATATTATGCATCCAGATGCAGCAAGAGCCTGTTCCCAGCTTGCCAACAACGTGTCTAATGGAACCTCATGTCGAGAAATCATCACCATTTTCAACAAGTAACGCTACTAATTACAACTTCAATAATAATCTGCAATCTTACCTCAGCTTTACGTCCTCTAGCACTAGTCATGTAATGCAAGACCCTGTAAAGAGAGAGTCTCTCTGGACATAA